The Denitrificimonas caeni genome has a segment encoding these proteins:
- the argC gene encoding N-acetyl-gamma-glutamyl-phosphate reductase, which yields MIKVAIVGGTGYTGVELLRLLALHPHAQVEVITSRSEEGVRVADMYPNLRESYPELVFSVPQVDKLTACDVVFFATPHGVAHGLADEILQAGTRVIDLSADFRLEDAEEWSQWYGQPHGAPHLLADAVYGLPEVNREAIKTARLIAVPGCYPTAVQLALLPLVEAGLAETQQIIASCASGVSGAGRGAKIGSLFCEAAENMVAYGVSGHRHLPEIKQGLRRAAGQSVGLTFVPHLVPMIRGIHATLYATVLDRSLDLQSVYEQRYQNEPFVDVLPAGVCPQTRSVKGANMCRIAVQRPQDGDVVVVMAVIDNLVKGASGQAVQNMNIMFGLDESSGLNSAALIP from the coding sequence ATGATCAAAGTAGCTATCGTCGGCGGTACAGGCTATACGGGGGTTGAGTTATTACGCCTACTCGCTTTGCATCCGCATGCACAGGTTGAGGTTATTACTTCCCGCTCTGAAGAAGGTGTAAGGGTTGCAGATATGTACCCCAATCTGCGCGAAAGCTATCCCGAGCTGGTTTTTTCTGTACCGCAAGTTGACAAGCTAACCGCTTGCGATGTTGTGTTTTTTGCCACACCCCATGGTGTTGCTCACGGTTTGGCTGATGAGATTTTGCAGGCGGGTACGCGGGTAATTGATTTGTCTGCGGATTTTCGTCTTGAAGATGCAGAAGAGTGGTCGCAGTGGTATGGCCAACCGCACGGAGCACCGCACTTATTAGCTGATGCAGTATATGGGTTGCCTGAGGTGAACCGAGAAGCTATTAAGACTGCACGGTTGATTGCCGTGCCTGGCTGTTATCCAACTGCGGTCCAACTTGCATTACTGCCATTGGTTGAGGCAGGGCTGGCTGAGACTCAACAAATTATTGCCAGTTGCGCCTCAGGCGTCAGTGGTGCCGGGCGAGGCGCTAAAATTGGCTCGCTGTTCTGTGAGGCAGCTGAAAATATGGTTGCTTATGGGGTCAGTGGCCACCGCCATCTGCCTGAGATCAAACAGGGTTTACGCCGTGCTGCTGGTCAGTCAGTGGGGTTAACCTTTGTGCCGCATTTAGTACCCATGATTCGTGGGATTCATGCAACACTTTATGCGACGGTGCTTGATCGCAGTCTTGACCTGCAAAGCGTATATGAGCAGCGTTATCAGAATGAGCCATTTGTAGATGTGCTACCGGCTGGCGTTTGCCCGCAGACACGCAGTGTAAAGGGTGCCAACATGTGCCGCATTGCTGTGCAGCGCCCGCAAGATGGCGATGTAGTTGTCGTTATGGCGGTTATTGATAACTTAGTGAAAGGCGCATCCGGCCAAGCAGTGCAGAATATGAATATTATGTTCGGTTTAGATGAGAGTAGCGGCTTAAACTCTGCTGCCTTGATACCTTAG
- a CDS encoding DUF805 domain-containing protein, with protein MPNTLYKITMDGSLAPGVTLDFAQDNLARLFKADVAAIKHLFSGKPTVIKRDISAAQADKYITALFNAGIIANKETDFVANLSLEPTEAEETASSTHSMTCPKCAVQQAESPICQSCGIVIAKFNSHQAQAAHPAQAVQSTPYASPQAIIEQNPEDVGELNIWGIEGRLGRMRYIAWSIVFMLALIPAVIVSAVAFKISAFVGIPVALVVTLAAIVIGIQISVKRLHDIGWSGWLILITVIPVVGSIFQLLMFLLPGSTGSNRYGAPPPANSTAVIVLFWIWVVLVAVGFVLGIIGGMLGAALNSY; from the coding sequence ATGCCCAACACTCTGTATAAAATCACCATGGATGGCAGCCTTGCCCCTGGAGTAACACTCGACTTTGCTCAAGACAATCTGGCCCGCTTATTCAAAGCAGACGTTGCTGCTATCAAGCATTTGTTTTCTGGTAAGCCCACTGTCATTAAGCGCGATATCAGTGCAGCACAAGCAGATAAATACATAACAGCTCTATTTAATGCAGGCATTATTGCTAACAAAGAAACAGACTTTGTAGCGAACTTAAGCTTAGAACCTACAGAAGCAGAAGAGACAGCAAGCAGCACACACAGCATGACTTGTCCTAAATGTGCTGTACAGCAAGCAGAAAGCCCAATCTGTCAAAGTTGCGGTATTGTCATCGCCAAGTTCAATAGCCACCAAGCACAAGCAGCACATCCTGCGCAGGCTGTACAAAGTACGCCTTACGCATCGCCGCAGGCAATTATTGAACAAAACCCCGAGGACGTTGGTGAGTTAAATATCTGGGGCATTGAAGGACGTCTTGGGCGCATGCGTTATATCGCGTGGTCAATAGTTTTTATGCTAGCTCTAATACCTGCAGTCATTGTCAGTGCTGTGGCCTTCAAAATTTCAGCTTTTGTAGGCATACCGGTTGCTCTAGTTGTAACCCTAGCGGCAATCGTCATCGGTATTCAAATCAGCGTGAAACGATTACACGATATTGGCTGGTCTGGCTGGCTGATTTTAATCACAGTCATTCCCGTAGTAGGCAGTATCTTTCAGTTGCTTATGTTTCTCTTACCAGGCAGCACTGGCAGCAATCGCTACGGGGCACCACCACCGGCCAATAGTACAGCAGTCATAGTTTTATTCTGGATCTGGGTAGTCTTAGTGGCCGTTGGCTTCGTATTGGGCATCATTGGCGGCATGCTCGGCGCTGCACTCAATTCATATTAA
- the ppc gene encoding phosphoenolpyruvate carboxylase, which yields MIPIDSRLREHVHLLGELLGSTMREQRGEEFLEKIERIRTGAKAARRGSADGRQQMTDTLDQLPEDELLPVARGFNQFLNLANIADQYHLMRRRRSDEEPAFEDQMLASILERLQVAGHDPHDLSTAVAELDIELVLTAHPTEVSRRTLIMKYDAIAQQLAALDHTDLTTAERDKIIAKLRSLISEIWHTTEIRSEQPTPVDEARWGFAVIERSLWQAIPNVLRHVDNTLLAAGGDKLPITATPIRFSTWMGGDRDGNPNVTARVTKTVLLLARWIAADLFLRDISRLTAELSMQKGSPELMALVGETDEPYRVLMKKLRARLRKTRAELQAALSTGSSLSAEVFYNTEDLLSPLLLCHRSLHECGMGLIADGDLLDTIRRATTFGLSLVRLDIRQDAERHTSALNEITQWLGLGEYSQWDEAQRQAFLLAELSNRRPLLSSAFAASADTQEVLDTCQVIAQTPADSLGSYVISMACAPSDVLAVQLLLKEAGLNRAMRIAPLFETQDDLHNAAGVIDQLLNLTDYRNSLAGPQEVMIGYSDSAKDAGTTAAAWSQYRAQEELVAVCEKQGIELILFHGRGGTVGRGGGPAHEAILSQPPGSVAGRFRTTEQGEVIRFKYGLPEVAAQNLNLYLASVLEATLLPPPVPKDSWRAVMERLAADGLAAYRKTVREEPQFVDYFRQATPEQELGRLPLGSRPARRRTGGIESLRAIPWIFAWTQTRMMLPAWLGWESALQNAVQRQEEPLLAEMRDQWPFFRARIDMLEMVLLKADSGIARLYDERLVATELRGFGEQLYAHLAQAVEQVLRLTGEAHLLERHPQVRASISVRDTYLDPLHLLQVELLARSREQGEATCPAIEQALLVTVAGIAAGLRNTG from the coding sequence ATGATCCCGATCGATTCACGTCTACGCGAGCATGTTCATTTATTAGGTGAATTGCTTGGTTCCACCATGCGCGAACAACGTGGTGAAGAGTTTTTAGAAAAAATTGAGCGCATCCGTACTGGTGCGAAAGCTGCCCGTCGTGGTTCTGCAGACGGTCGCCAGCAAATGACTGATACTTTAGATCAGTTGCCTGAAGATGAGTTACTCCCCGTAGCCCGTGGTTTTAACCAGTTTCTTAATTTAGCCAATATTGCTGACCAGTATCATCTGATGCGCCGTCGTCGCAGTGATGAAGAGCCTGCTTTTGAGGATCAGATGCTGGCCTCTATTCTTGAGCGCTTACAAGTTGCTGGACATGATCCGCACGATTTATCTACAGCAGTTGCCGAGCTAGATATTGAGTTGGTGCTGACTGCACACCCCACAGAGGTCTCGCGGCGTACACTGATTATGAAGTACGACGCTATCGCGCAGCAGTTGGCAGCCTTGGACCACACTGACCTAACCACAGCTGAGCGCGATAAAATTATTGCTAAGCTCCGCAGCTTGATCTCTGAAATTTGGCACACTACAGAAATTCGTAGCGAACAACCAACGCCGGTAGATGAGGCGCGCTGGGGCTTTGCTGTGATTGAGCGCTCACTGTGGCAAGCCATTCCCAATGTTTTGCGCCATGTGGATAACACCTTGCTTGCGGCTGGTGGCGATAAGTTACCTATTACTGCGACGCCCATTCGTTTTTCAACTTGGATGGGTGGCGATCGCGATGGCAATCCGAATGTTACCGCGCGGGTAACTAAAACTGTATTACTACTGGCCCGCTGGATTGCGGCAGATTTGTTTTTACGTGATATCTCCCGCCTGACTGCCGAGCTATCGATGCAAAAAGGTAGCCCTGAGTTGATGGCTTTGGTCGGTGAGACTGACGAGCCATACCGTGTTTTAATGAAGAAGCTCCGTGCCCGTTTGCGTAAAACACGTGCTGAATTACAAGCAGCGTTATCCACTGGTTCATCATTATCGGCGGAGGTTTTTTACAATACTGAAGACCTGCTGTCCCCCTTGCTGCTTTGCCACCGCTCGTTGCATGAGTGTGGAATGGGCCTGATTGCTGATGGCGATTTGCTAGACACTATTCGCCGCGCTACAACTTTTGGTTTGTCGTTGGTGCGCTTGGATATTCGTCAAGATGCTGAGCGGCACACCAGCGCACTGAATGAAATTACGCAGTGGTTGGGTTTAGGTGAGTACAGTCAGTGGGATGAAGCGCAGCGTCAGGCGTTTTTACTGGCCGAATTAAGTAATCGTCGGCCGTTGTTGTCCAGTGCCTTTGCTGCGAGTGCAGACACTCAAGAGGTTTTGGATACCTGTCAGGTTATTGCGCAAACGCCCGCTGACTCGCTGGGCTCTTATGTGATTTCTATGGCTTGCGCACCTTCTGATGTGCTGGCTGTGCAATTGCTACTCAAAGAAGCAGGGCTCAATCGCGCGATGCGTATTGCGCCACTATTTGAAACGCAAGATGACTTGCATAATGCTGCTGGAGTTATTGATCAGTTACTGAACTTAACAGATTACCGTAACAGCCTGGCTGGGCCGCAAGAAGTGATGATTGGCTACTCGGACTCAGCCAAAGATGCTGGAACTACGGCCGCAGCTTGGTCGCAATACCGTGCCCAAGAAGAGTTGGTTGCGGTTTGTGAAAAGCAAGGTATTGAGCTGATTTTATTCCATGGCCGTGGTGGTACTGTGGGACGTGGCGGTGGACCTGCTCATGAAGCGATTCTTTCACAACCGCCAGGTTCAGTGGCAGGACGCTTCCGGACTACCGAGCAAGGTGAAGTTATTCGCTTTAAATATGGCTTACCGGAAGTCGCTGCGCAGAACTTGAACCTGTATTTGGCCTCAGTGTTGGAGGCAACTTTGCTACCGCCACCGGTGCCTAAAGACTCATGGCGCGCAGTGATGGAGCGTTTAGCTGCTGACGGCTTAGCCGCTTATCGGAAAACAGTGCGTGAAGAGCCACAGTTTGTTGATTACTTCCGTCAAGCCACTCCGGAGCAAGAACTCGGTCGCTTGCCTCTCGGCAGTCGCCCAGCACGCCGCCGCACTGGCGGGATTGAAAGTTTACGTGCTATTCCGTGGATTTTTGCCTGGACGCAAACACGAATGATGCTACCTGCTTGGTTAGGCTGGGAGAGTGCCTTGCAAAATGCAGTGCAGCGCCAAGAGGAACCACTGCTAGCTGAGATGCGCGATCAGTGGCCATTCTTTAGGGCGCGTATCGATATGTTGGAAATGGTGCTCTTAAAAGCAGACTCAGGCATTGCCCGCTTATACGATGAACGCTTAGTCGCAACTGAGTTACGTGGCTTTGGTGAGCAGTTATATGCACACCTTGCACAAGCAGTGGAGCAGGTATTGCGTTTAACTGGCGAAGCCCATTTGCTTGAGCGTCATCCGCAAGTACGCGCCTCAATTAGCGTGCGAGATACCTACCTTGATCCGCTACATTTGTTGCAGGTGGAATTATTGGCGCGCTCCAGAGAGCAGGGTGAGGCAACTTGCCCGGCAATTGAGCAAGCTTTATTGGTAACTGTTGCAGGTATTGCTGCAGGGCTGCGCAACACAGGTTGA
- the lysS gene encoding lysine--tRNA ligase: MSEQPLTQHELQEEENRLIALRKEKLAIERAKGNAFPNDFRREHYCADIQKTYVDETKEELVSAAIPVKIAGRIMLNRGAFMVVQDMTGRLQVYVDRKGLPAEKLAEIKTWDLGDIIAVEGTLSRSGKGDLYVHMTQVQLLTKSLRPLPDKHHGLTDTEQRYRQRYVDLIVNEEVRETFKIRSKVIAHIRNFLTERDFLEVETPMLQTIPGGAAAKPFETHHNALDLPMYLRIAPELYLKRLVVGGFERVFEINRNFRNEGVSTRHNPEFTMLEFYQAYADYEDNMDLTEELFRELAQKVLGSTDVPYQGKVFHFGEPFQRISLFDSILKYNPEITAADLEDIDTARALAKKHGAKVMGFEGIGKLQTMIFEETVEHKLEQPTFITQYPFEVSPLARRNNDDPNVTDRFELFIGGREIANAYSELNDAEDQAERFLAQVADKDAGDDEAMHYDADFVRALEYGMPPTAGEGIGIDRLVMLLTDSASIRDVILFPHMRPEH; encoded by the coding sequence ATGAGCGAACAACCGCTAACTCAGCATGAGTTGCAAGAGGAAGAAAACCGTTTAATTGCCCTGCGTAAAGAGAAGCTGGCAATTGAGCGGGCGAAAGGCAATGCATTCCCCAATGATTTTCGTCGCGAACACTACTGCGCTGACATCCAGAAGACGTATGTGGATGAAACTAAAGAAGAATTAGTCAGCGCCGCGATACCGGTGAAGATTGCTGGACGTATCATGCTCAATCGCGGTGCCTTTATGGTGGTGCAAGATATGACCGGTCGCTTGCAAGTCTATGTGGACCGCAAAGGCTTGCCAGCAGAAAAATTGGCTGAGATTAAAACTTGGGATCTGGGCGATATTATTGCTGTTGAGGGGACCTTGTCGCGTTCCGGCAAGGGTGATTTATACGTACATATGACCCAAGTCCAGTTACTCACTAAATCACTACGCCCACTGCCGGATAAGCATCATGGTTTAACCGACACTGAGCAGCGTTACCGCCAGCGTTATGTTGACTTAATTGTTAACGAAGAAGTACGTGAAACCTTTAAAATTCGTTCAAAAGTGATTGCGCACATTCGTAACTTTTTAACTGAGCGTGATTTCTTAGAGGTGGAAACACCAATGCTGCAAACCATTCCCGGTGGTGCAGCGGCTAAGCCTTTCGAAACGCATCATAATGCCCTCGATTTGCCAATGTATTTACGGATCGCCCCTGAGCTGTATTTGAAGCGTTTAGTGGTGGGTGGTTTTGAGCGTGTGTTTGAAATCAACCGTAACTTCCGTAACGAAGGTGTGTCTACGCGCCATAATCCGGAGTTCACAATGCTTGAGTTCTATCAGGCGTATGCGGACTACGAAGATAATATGGATCTCACCGAGGAGTTATTCCGTGAGCTGGCGCAAAAAGTATTGGGCAGCACTGACGTGCCTTACCAAGGTAAGGTGTTCCATTTTGGTGAGCCGTTCCAGCGCATCTCATTGTTTGATTCCATTTTAAAGTACAACCCGGAGATTACTGCGGCTGACTTAGAAGATATTGACACAGCCCGCGCGCTGGCGAAAAAGCATGGTGCGAAAGTGATGGGCTTTGAAGGTATTGGTAAGCTGCAAACCATGATTTTTGAAGAAACTGTTGAGCATAAGCTTGAGCAGCCGACTTTTATTACTCAGTATCCATTTGAGGTGTCACCGTTGGCCCGTCGCAATAACGATGATCCAAACGTGACCGATCGCTTTGAATTGTTTATTGGTGGCCGTGAAATTGCCAATGCGTATTCTGAGTTGAATGATGCTGAAGATCAGGCTGAGCGTTTCTTAGCCCAGGTAGCTGATAAAGATGCCGGCGATGATGAAGCGATGCATTATGATGCTGATTTTGTTCGTGCGCTTGAGTACGGCATGCCGCCAACTGCCGGTGAAGGGATTGGGATTGACCGCTTAGTGATGCTGCTAACGGATTCTGCGTCTATCCGCGATGTGATTTTGTTCCCGCACATGCGTCCAGAACATTAA
- the erpA gene encoding iron-sulfur cluster insertion protein ErpA, which produces MSVESFVPDAMQFTQGAANKVKALVEEEGNARLKLRVFITGGGCSGFQYGFTFDEEVADDDTIVNREGVSLVIDPMSFQYLAGAEVDYTEGLEGSRFVINNPNATTTCGCGSSFSI; this is translated from the coding sequence ATGAGTGTTGAATCCTTCGTCCCTGACGCAATGCAATTTACTCAAGGTGCGGCAAATAAAGTTAAGGCTCTAGTCGAAGAAGAAGGTAATGCGCGCTTAAAATTACGCGTATTTATTACTGGCGGTGGTTGTTCAGGCTTCCAGTATGGTTTTACCTTCGATGAAGAGGTCGCTGACGATGACACCATCGTTAACCGAGAAGGAGTGAGCTTAGTCATTGATCCCATGAGCTTCCAGTACTTAGCCGGTGCAGAAGTTGACTATACCGAAGGTTTGGAAGGCTCACGTTTTGTGATTAATAATCCAAACGCAACCACTACATGCGGTTGTGGTTCGTCCTTCTCGATTTAA
- the hemJ gene encoding protoporphyrinogen oxidase HemJ, whose protein sequence is MTYLWIKAFHIIAVVCWFAGLFYLPRLFVYHAMSSDSISQERFTIMERKLYRGIMHPSLVATLLLGISMLYMNPALLKAGWMHVKLTLVALLIIYHFYLGAIYKRFAQGENQKSHVFYRWFNELPVLFLVAIVLLAILKPF, encoded by the coding sequence ATGACGTATTTATGGATTAAGGCTTTCCATATTATCGCAGTGGTGTGTTGGTTTGCGGGTTTATTTTATTTACCGCGTTTATTTGTCTATCACGCCATGAGCTCTGACAGCATCAGCCAAGAACGCTTCACCATTATGGAGCGCAAACTCTATAGAGGCATCATGCACCCGTCTCTAGTGGCTACGCTGCTGCTTGGAATCAGTATGTTATATATGAACCCCGCTCTGCTCAAGGCCGGTTGGATGCATGTAAAACTGACGCTGGTTGCTTTACTAATCATCTATCATTTCTATTTAGGCGCTATTTATAAGCGCTTTGCTCAGGGTGAAAACCAAAAAAGCCACGTCTTTTACCGCTGGTTTAATGAGCTGCCAGTCTTATTTTTAGTCGCAATAGTATTGCTCGCAATCCTCAAACCCTTTTAA